The genomic DNA AATCGTAGAAGATATCCCAGGTATAACTCGAGACCGTATTTATAGTGCGGGAGAATGGTTAAATCATGAGTTTAACATTATTGATACAGGTGGAATTGATATTGGAGACGAGCCGTTCTTGACACAAATTCGTCAACAGGCGGAAGTTGCGATTGATGAAGCAGATGTTATCATTTTTATGACGAATGGTCGCGATGGTGTAACTGCAGCGGATGAAGAAGTTGCTAAAATTTTGTATCGTTCTAAAAAACCAATTGTACTTGCCGTAAATAAGGTTGATAATCCAGAAATGCGTAGTGATATTTATGATTTTTATTCATTAGGATTTGGCGAGCCATTCCCGATTTCAGGTACACACGGTTTAGGACTTGGTGATTTGTTAGATGAAGCTGCAAATCATTTTCCAAAGATTGAAGAAGAGGCGTATGACGATGAAACAATCCGTTTCTCTTTAATTGGACGTCCAAATGTAGGGAAATCATCGCTTGTAAATGCACTTCTTGGTCAAGAACGTGTAATTGTAAGTAATATCGCAGGAACGACGCGTGATGCTGTCGATACACCATATAGTAAAGATGATCAAGATTATGTAATCATTGATACAGCTGGTATGCGTAAAAAAGGAAAAGTATATGAAAGTACAGAAAAGTATAGTGTACTTCGTGCACTTAGAGCGATTGAACGTTCTGACGTTGTTTTAGTTGTTTTAGACGGAGAAGAAGGAATTATTGAGCAAGATAAAAAAATCGCTGGATATGCTCATGATTCAGGACGAGCTGTTATTATCGTTGTAAACAAATGGGATGCAGTGAAAAAAGATGAAAAAACAATGAAAGCATTTGAAGAAAATATTCGTGCTCATTTCCAATTCTTGGATTACGCACCGATTGTATTCTTATCTGCAAAAACGAAAAAACGTACACAAACGTTATTACCGGTTATCAATGAGGTAAATGAAAGCCATAGTATCCGTGTACAAACAAACGTATTAAACGATGTAATTATGGATGCGGTAGCGATGAATCCAACACCGACTCATAATGGTAGCCGTCTGAAAATCTTCTATGCGACACAGGTT from Bacillus cereus G9842 includes the following:
- the der gene encoding ribosome biogenesis GTPase Der, which translates into the protein MPKPVIAIVGRPNVGKSTIFNRIVGERVSIVEDIPGITRDRIYSAGEWLNHEFNIIDTGGIDIGDEPFLTQIRQQAEVAIDEADVIIFMTNGRDGVTAADEEVAKILYRSKKPIVLAVNKVDNPEMRSDIYDFYSLGFGEPFPISGTHGLGLGDLLDEAANHFPKIEEEAYDDETIRFSLIGRPNVGKSSLVNALLGQERVIVSNIAGTTRDAVDTPYSKDDQDYVIIDTAGMRKKGKVYESTEKYSVLRALRAIERSDVVLVVLDGEEGIIEQDKKIAGYAHDSGRAVIIVVNKWDAVKKDEKTMKAFEENIRAHFQFLDYAPIVFLSAKTKKRTQTLLPVINEVNESHSIRVQTNVLNDVIMDAVAMNPTPTHNGSRLKIFYATQVAVKPPTFVVFVNDTELMHFSYERFLKNRLREAFGFVGTPIHIIARARD